A portion of the Candidatus Manganitrophaceae bacterium genome contains these proteins:
- a CDS encoding DUF202 domain-containing protein: MRTSVSLIGFGFAIVQVLDRFSQTDGVNPTRSSNFPYVIGLLLIGMGTLSLAIALWQYKLILRHLHSGLFHDISGYEKMPGWSPSMGVAMLLCLIGLIAFMIILTRALRSFDWF, translated from the coding sequence ATGCGAACGTCGGTCTCTTTGATCGGATTCGGATTCGCGATCGTGCAGGTCTTAGACCGTTTCTCTCAAACCGACGGGGTGAATCCGACAAGGAGTTCGAACTTCCCCTACGTCATCGGCCTCCTTCTGATCGGCATGGGGACCCTCTCCTTGGCGATTGCACTATGGCAATATAAATTGATCCTACGGCATCTGCACAGCGGCCTGTTCCATGACATCTCCGGGTATGAAAAAATGCCGGGATGGTCTCCCAGCATGGGTGTCGCGATGCTTTTATGCCTGATCGGCCTCATCGCATTTATGATTATTTTGACACGGGCACTCCGTTCGTTCGATTGGTTTTAG
- a CDS encoding formylglycine-generating enzyme family protein — translation MNRGVIIGIAVTMVMLTILMMAALVVESGKSKKLAERAGKIKTEKEALPTMKTVDYSQFQTIKGGDDREMVLIPAGSFTMGGGPEGDFDEQPQRVIYLDAYYMDKYEVTNTDYQRFAKMLKRPLPTIPVFEDDVNLLKGDKQPVVGVTWIDAFAYCKWAGKRLPTEAEWEKAARGENGQTYPWGDPFNTKLANGRGEEDGFKYSAPVGSFEQGRSPYGLYDMAGNVSEWVSDWYDQFYYKTSPFKNPKGPEQPDMNKVLVYRGGSFNSTAHDLRASKRFGGAHPERGESSVGFRCARDLKE, via the coding sequence ATGAACCGAGGGGTCATTATCGGAATCGCCGTGACCATGGTAATGCTGACGATCTTAATGATGGCTGCCTTGGTGGTTGAGTCGGGAAAATCAAAGAAGCTGGCGGAGCGGGCGGGAAAGATCAAGACCGAAAAAGAGGCGCTTCCCACCATGAAGACGGTCGACTACAGTCAGTTTCAGACCATCAAAGGGGGAGACGATCGGGAGATGGTCTTGATCCCCGCCGGCTCGTTTACCATGGGCGGAGGACCCGAAGGGGATTTTGACGAACAGCCCCAGCGGGTGATCTATCTCGACGCGTATTATATGGATAAATACGAAGTGACGAACACCGACTATCAGCGCTTCGCGAAGATGCTGAAGCGACCGCTGCCAACCATTCCCGTTTTTGAAGACGATGTCAACCTATTAAAGGGGGACAAGCAGCCGGTCGTCGGCGTCACCTGGATCGACGCCTTTGCCTATTGTAAATGGGCCGGCAAGCGCCTCCCGACCGAAGCGGAGTGGGAGAAAGCGGCGCGGGGCGAAAACGGCCAGACCTATCCCTGGGGAGACCCGTTCAATACGAAGCTGGCCAACGGCCGGGGTGAGGAAGACGGTTTCAAATACAGCGCGCCGGTCGGCAGCTTCGAGCAGGGACGGAGCCCTTACGGCCTCTATGACATGGCCGGAAATGTCTCGGAGTGGGTCTCCGACTGGTATGACCAGTTCTACTATAAAACCTCTCCCTTCAAGAATCCAAAAGGGCCGGAACAGCCTGACATGAATAAGGTCCTGGTCTACCGTGGCGGATCATTCAACAGCACGGCGCACGACCTCCGCGCCTCCAAGCGCTTCGGCGGCGCCCACCCCGAACGGGGGGAGAGCAGCGTCGGATTCCGCTGCGCGCGAGACCTCAAAGAGTAA
- a CDS encoding molybdopterin-dependent oxidoreductase — MNLLDRRNFLRYSSLGIFATLFTRKVEAATFLMKKFLALPPKEVPFITSNENFYVVNYSKPPQVDLDGWALQITGKVERPLRLTYLELLSRPAVEKVVTLECIDNEVAGELISNALWKGVSLKSLLQEAKPLTTAQDVAMFGAEAYSDSITLDRAMNYDVFLAYQMNGATLSKEHGYPLRAVVPGLYGIKNVKWLTKIEVVDEDYKGYWQQKGWTDEATIKVTSRIDAPGAYNTIKPGYLFQGIAFTGGYGISTVELSFDGGKSWERAALEPPPSMYSWVFWKYEWKDPTPGSYQVFSKATDKLGRTQTAFVARAFPDGTSGLHSVVTFVE, encoded by the coding sequence ATGAACCTCCTCGATCGGCGGAATTTTCTCCGTTACAGTAGCCTCGGCATCTTCGCCACCCTCTTCACCCGCAAGGTCGAAGCGGCGACCTTTCTGATGAAGAAATTCTTGGCCCTTCCCCCGAAAGAGGTCCCCTTCATCACTTCCAACGAAAATTTCTACGTCGTCAATTACTCAAAGCCGCCTCAGGTCGATCTGGACGGCTGGGCGCTGCAGATCACCGGCAAGGTGGAGCGACCGCTTCGGCTCACCTATCTAGAGCTTCTCTCCCGCCCCGCCGTCGAAAAGGTGGTAACCCTCGAATGCATCGACAATGAGGTCGCGGGAGAGCTGATCAGCAATGCCCTCTGGAAAGGGGTGTCGCTCAAAAGCCTGCTTCAGGAGGCCAAGCCGCTGACGACGGCGCAAGATGTGGCGATGTTTGGCGCGGAAGCCTACTCCGACAGCATCACCCTCGATCGCGCGATGAATTACGACGTCTTTCTCGCGTATCAAATGAACGGGGCGACGCTGTCGAAGGAGCACGGCTATCCGCTGCGGGCGGTGGTGCCGGGATTGTACGGAATCAAGAATGTAAAATGGTTGACGAAGATTGAAGTGGTCGATGAAGACTACAAAGGCTATTGGCAGCAAAAGGGATGGACCGACGAAGCGACGATTAAGGTGACCTCTCGGATCGATGCCCCCGGCGCATATAATACGATAAAGCCGGGATATCTCTTTCAAGGAATCGCCTTCACCGGTGGATATGGCATCAGCACCGTCGAGCTCTCCTTCGACGGCGGAAAGAGCTGGGAACGGGCCGCGCTGGAGCCCCCTCCCTCGATGTATTCTTGGGTCTTCTGGAAATACGAGTGGAAAGATCCGACGCCGGGGAGCTACCAAGTCTTCTCAAAAGCGACCGACAAGCTCGGGCGGACCCAAACCGCCTTCGTCGCCCGCGCCTTTCCCGACGGCACCTCCGGACTTCACTCCGTCGTCACCTTCGTCGAGTAG